The region agtttttctgtcgcggcctattaaaaataaataataaaaataaataataaaaataaataataaaaataaagtcaaaattagccgacggagtctaaacgaaagttgtagagcgtagtctcacctttctgtggatataaagaacgtcgaaaacggagttcgtatgaagaagatatgtattcccgaagtttattaattattttgtatttaaattaaatcattaatttggaagcattatccgaaggcgagtcatcgatttgatccgaggtacgcgccgcgtaagcgagtatgccccgtgtactccgaagagtgtcgacacttcgggtgacgcatgcagtgacgacttcggaggccagtacaccccgcgtacgcctgtacaccccgcgtactccgaggctccagcctcctataaataggatgcgagggcagccgactcaattgccaatttcttttcttctctctcccattttacatcgttttgcgtgctagaaataccccgaagccccggtattattctctagccctgaggcaagtcccgagatcccgaagatcccgagaagtgcggttcccgagctgaagctctgcccgcgagaagttcgatttttgtggagatcttccagatctgctgtggattactacttctgcaagtcatagtgttgtccgatcatcttttgatcaagtgagtgtatactacctttcataaacacgataataatacaagtgcggtttgagcgtattaagtaaattgtggtttatatgtgtgagggtgcagttactttcttctaacaagtaactatgaagtattttatgcgatataattgctatgtgtatattttgtgattgtatgcgtgaatggatattcactttattccatctcatagatctgaattgctttctatgaaatacgtgttatgtggtatgcctcatctgttatatggaatatatattgaatgaaaatgatatacaggttttaaactatgtatgaaaatatattcttatctactaatatgttgggtagaacatgggtagatagttggtgtgtaataaacagatgagaggcctcgatgttgttgttgttgttgatctagttattcagcggagtatggataacgaccacagactctttctagacagcccagtggaacgctagcaggttcataacctgaaggtgttgtgaacgatgtgttcactggtgtactctatccccctcatggttgcctttaggatatctattgttgaggaaaccccttcgcaatgatgtccgtcccgatgaaaatcctagattaggtcccttgagatagttgttgttttagggacgtaaagtgaggataacgggaatgggtaatcgggatagtgattggttgatgaaattaaatataacttatttattgtgggttgaaaaccctatatgctcaccaggctcctaagcctgacccactcagttttatttgtattacaggaagtggcacaagggcgtaagatggatgaatcatcttgttgttttgtttacaagtctgtatatgtatatatttgttgaatgacttgtaatgtttatcgtttatgctttatggtctgtaccggaacatgacatcccgagttttgattatataatgaaatgcatctcttgatgaaatgctttgataaatattattttatcatgttttgttttgggaacaaattccgcaactctttcaaatcaaaaggatttactctgaaattatttaaaagcataaatgaaaataggtcttttctggccgagattttggggatgtcacaatcttggtatataggatgatgctatccttagtgatctgttagatctgtatgattgtttgtatatgctagctagggtttggtattgtatatgttgatatgtgatggtgtgttgggttgaggcggtcatgttGTGTTGCGACATCCTAAAATTTAGGTCAAAGACTGTGAATGGTCATGTTCACAATAAACCTCTTTGTAGTTTGACACATGGAGTTTTGGTGCAtctaatataaaataaatgagtTATTTTAACTATTATAAGATATCAGACTGTATATTACTTCCAAATGTGTAAAATGACAAACCAATCAAATATCTCAATCTGCAACCATAGGAATGCAtctgaaaaactgaaatttcGTATTTAGTCTTTGTGAGAAAAACGAACACTTTAGCAGGTACGTTGCACGTACAGTTGAGTACACTTCACGTACTCAACAAGGGGGAAACAACCAGTTTAAACACAATTGAAAACATCCCAGATATAGAACAAACAACTACTTTAAACATAATTGAAAACATCACAAATATATAACTTGATTTTAGAAGAAAAATTCGAATCAGTAATGGAAAATCATAGAAAACCATATTGGCATTACATCGAGCATGTGGTGGACATATATCAAATGGTGTTATTAGACTGTCTTTTACAGTTTGAAGAAACCGAAATTGATAGGgttttcttaaaaaaacattGAGATACTAGCATGTTGTCCTCTTTAGTCTTCTTGATGCCGATTTTGCCTATCTTCAACTTTTCATAGTGAATAAAATGTTGTGGTCATAACATTATAAGAACTAATATATAATCAAACATAAatctttgattgaattgaatttGCAGTGAAATATGGAAACTATTTGAATGTGATTTTTGATTGAAATAAATATGAAAACAAAAATCTTTCATCGATTCAATCCTAAAATTATCATAAGGAGGGTAGAATTCCATTTGAAGTAAATCAAGAAAAAGTTTTGAAATAGGAATTGATTCATGAAATGAAGCTATACTTTTGTAAATAAGCAATATAACTGATGCTTGATTGTTGGAGAATCAAAACTGATTTGAAGACTTTcacaatatatattaaaaaattgaGTGAATTACTTGATTTAGATTATATACGTTTTTTGTTTTATACACTTGAAAATATTAGATGACATTCTCTCAATGgaaataaataaaattgaaaaccATATCATAAAGGCAAATGGAAATTACTTGATTTTAAATTACCATAAATTGGCATTTGTCAAATCGAAAGAGAATATCATAATGACAAGTGGAAATTACTTGATTTTAAATTACCACATATTAGCATTTGTCAAATTGAAGGAGAACATGTCATGGAGCAAAaatgttctttatttattaggaaggATAATCAATTATATGTGGTGGATTAAATTTTCataaatatatattagatatatGCCAATTTTTAATTTAAGAAACCAATATTTAACGAATTAATAAGTTTACATTTTCTAACGTATTAGATTAATTTTATACTATATGTATATAACATGAATATACATCAATAAATACCAAATCAAATAAATACATCACAAAACTAATACTAAGGGTGTGTTTGGGATGACTTTTTGAACATAAAAGTCTTTTTTGTTAAATGACTTTTTGTCAAAGAACTTTGTGTAAAAGATGGTGTGTAAAATGTGTTTGGTTTGTCTTTTATGACTTcctacctaataaatgaaaaaaatacttttgccacttgtcatcttctccttcattttgacaaatgtcattttataggatttttaaaactgtgattttccacttgtcattttttggggatttcaattttcttaaaataattttcCAAAAACTTCTAATGGGTTATATATATGTAacgatatcattttattaatttgataataaattctCCAAGAGATTTGATTTCTTTCATAAATGCTCCAAAATATTACATTTTGTtattgaaaaatattattttataaaatattcaatgtttatatattcatattaaatttttaattttaataaacccgtgtaatacacaggTCTTACACCTAGTTTAAGTGATAAAAGCTAAAAGTCACAAAAATATAGGAATTCCTATCTTTTCTCCGGCCAACTTTTCGTTCTTACTAAAAGTTGGTTTTAAAAGATCTTTTTAATAAATTGCCAAACGACTTTTAgtaatttttaactttttgaaaaagttaaaaatcaaaaagataattaaaataaatgccaAACACACTCTAATACTAATATAATACATCACAAAACCAATGCTGGTATAATACATCATAAAACTAATGCTAATACAAATGCAGAGAGTGTAGATTTAACTAATGTGATTCCTACAAGTTAAACCAAAATTAATCATAAAAGTTAAACCAAAATGAGTTTTACAAGTCTtatgtaataaaaataaaaataaaaataaaaataaaacgtgtataaaagtatgaaattgattcgaACAAAGGTTATCAATTTCAAAATAACACTCAAATCACTCATTTCTTCATTTTCTTTCTGTTCCGTGAATCAAATAAGAACACCTCCTCGGAGGTGTTATTTTCCCGGTAAGAAACACATGGTTGAGCCCCTTGCTCTACCTTCTTATTTCCTTGTTCCTGTCAAGCAAAACAAACAAACCCAAACATTCATTTGGTTTCTTCCATCGATTgctatcaaaaaaaaaaagaaaacgaAGATACCTTCTGCGTTGAACTCCAAGCATCAAACAATCTATCTTCGAACCTTTTCTTCCTTCCACCGATCCTTGCTGCCAAACCGTCCCCACCTGAGCTATCGCAGCTTGCCTTGCGCCCATCAAAGAGCTCCTTACGATTCTGCCTTCGTTCTCCTTCGCGACCGGCAAATGACCGAGACCTCCATTGCCCTCGCTTCGCACACCCTTTCGCAAACCCCACAGAAGCGTCACTGCTTctttccccttcttcttcttcggccTAAGCCGAACCCCGGAGGCCATCACCGATTGCGAATCGATCGACGAAAAGATCAGCATCGTTCTGGTCTCCTTCCTTCGCACCTCATAGCGAGAGAAGAACGAACGAACCTTCGCTGCTCCTTCACGTCTTCGATGCTCCGACCTCGTCAAGCCCCGGAGACGGCGATCCTCCTCCCGACGGATCGATCAGTCACTGCCTTCGTGTCACTTCCCCTCCCAATCGTTCGTCTGCCTTCAACATTTCCTTTCCTTACAAAAGACGAAGACGGGGGGCTTAAAAGCCCTAATTCCATTTTGACTGGTGAAAGGGCCAAACTACCCCCATTATTAGAACGTTATTTCGAAATCAGTCCCTATTCCTTAATATTGATTCCATTTATTCAAAAAGACCCCTCCGTTAATTATTTCTAACATAATAAATCCTAATCTTCAAACTTGGAATAAACAATAACCATTTCAGCCCCTCCCTTGAAATATTTTAACCAAAGCAgtcctattttctgttaattaaaTTACCAAATCACCCCCAATAGTTTAAATTCCTTACAAAATGTGCCTAAATAATTTCTTTATACAAATCAAGTACCATTTTTATGCGAAAATACAATAAACCTAGTttataaaaatactattatttaactgaaacgacccaaaatacgacccaaaaatttcaatttttattataacaaaaccatgaaactaagtgacacataataaaaccatacgttgcgtgtttcaaaaaccatgataaaatactgtgagaaaaactgtatccaaacatatcaagaaactgaatcaactcccaggacaaaaactgaagctgtggtgtgtgcgatgccatcatcccgagctcttccctttgcttccggaagtacctgaaaccaaaactgaaactataagcacgaagcttagtgagctcccccgaactaccacataccacacaataacaaataaagcacatactgggccttgcccactacatcggaccgaagtccggaactagctgcatcggaccgaagtccggaactgactgcatcggaccaaagtctggaactaactgcatcggaccaaagtccggaactaactgcatcggaccgaagtccggaactgactgggaccttgtcccctgcatcggaccggagtccggaactgactgatcatagcatggcataacacatatcaactaatatagacacatatactgcatactgcatcggaccgttgcccggaacacatagcacataatacaaaaatcctgtctgagccacgaaggcatcaaacatactaactactgcatcggacagaagtccggaaactactgctaactgatcAGGCCGGCATTGtagccttagacccgttcctactggaaggaaactcacctcgtgaactggctgctgtgtg is a window of Lactuca sativa cultivar Salinas chromosome 1, Lsat_Salinas_v11, whole genome shotgun sequence DNA encoding:
- the LOC111891295 gene encoding uncharacterized protein LOC111891295 yields the protein MLIFSSIDSQSVMASGVRLRPKKKKGKEAVTLLWGLRKGVRSEGNGGLGHLPVAKENEGRIVRSSLMGARQAAIAQVGTVWQQGSVEGRKGSKIDCLMLGVQRRRNKEIRR